Part of the Nocardia farcinica genome, GGTGCCGTAGACCTGCGAGACGTGGTGGGAGACCTCCACGTCGTCGAGCCCGGACGGATGCTGCAGCAGCATCGAGGTGATGTCGCGGCGCGGCTCGGAGCGCTTGAGCGTCACCAGTTTCCGCAGCGCCTCGCCGAGCAGTTGGTTGCCCTTCTCCGCGTCCACGCCCTCGAGCAGCGCGGCGGTGCCCGCGGCGACCTGCTGGCCGATCTCCGGCGGGCAGCCGAGCATCGCGTTGACCACGGCGAAGACCAGCGGGAAGACGTACTGGCGGATGAGGTCGGCGTGCCCGTCCTGGCAGAACGCGTTGATCAGCGGAACGGCGACCTCCTCCACGATGTCGTGCATCGCGTACAGGTCGACCTGGTCGATGCTCGCGGTGATGGCCTGCCGGTAGCGCACGAACTCCGCACCGGTGCTGCGGCTGGCCATCGGCCGCCACTCGAGCAGCGGCAGGATCGGGCAGTCGGCGGGCACCGTCTTCTGCCAGGTGCGCGGATCGGCGGGAAAGTGCTCGGGGTCGTTGAGGATGCGCAGGGCGGTGCCGTAGCCGATCACCAGCGTGGCGGGCACGCCGGGCGCCAGCTCCACCGGCGCGAGGGAGCCGTAGCGGGCCCGCATCTCGCGGTAGACCCGATGCGGGTCGGCGGCGAACTCCGGTGTGTAGAGCGGCACCGAAGCCTCGTCGAAGGTGACCGGCGAACCGTGCGCAACCGGGCAGGACTGGACCGGCACCCGGGACTGGGGCGTACTCAAAGGAAGAACTCCAGACTGTTCACGTGTACTGCGAGTGTGGCACCACGCTGTGCCGGGACGCTGCTCTGGAAGCGCGTGACGCGGCCTCCACCGGAACTCGTCGAATGGTATAGCCGACCGCGCGCGGATGGGTATCCAACCCGAAAACCATCTGCGCAGAATCTTTTTCGCGTCCAGACCGGTCGGTCGCGATCCGGCCCGGACGCGGCGCGATCAGACGCCCAGGGCGCCCAGGGAATCGTGATCGTCGATGGCGGTGGTGATCCGGCGCAGCAGCGTCAGACAGGTCTCCTCCGACTGCATCTTCGGCTGGTAGGCGGCGCGGCCGATGGTGAAAGCCCATGCCGCGTAGGCGAACATTGATTGCTGCCGGTACGCCAGCCACGCCTCGTCGAACGAGGGCGCCTTACCCCCCAGCTCGCCGAGCTCGTCGAGATAGGCGGTGAGCAGCTCGCGATCCCACTCCCGCCGGTCCGCCGGCTCGCACCCGGAG contains:
- a CDS encoding cytochrome P450 family protein; protein product: MSTPQSRVPVQSCPVAHGSPVTFDEASVPLYTPEFAADPHRVYREMRARYGSLAPVELAPGVPATLVIGYGTALRILNDPEHFPADPRTWQKTVPADCPILPLLEWRPMASRSTGAEFVRYRQAITASIDQVDLYAMHDIVEEVAVPLINAFCQDGHADLIRQYVFPLVFAVVNAMLGCPPEIGQQVAAGTAALLEGVDAEKGNQLLGEALRKLVTLKRSEPRRDITSMLLQHPSGLDDVEVSHHVSQVYGTGIEFELNLIVNTLLLILTDHRFGDSVLGGNLSSRDALDEVLFNDPPLANLLITYPRQPVLIDDVWLPAHQPVVISMAACNNDPAIRGGDLTGNRSHLAWGVGQHACPAQSLAYLIAKDAIDQLLDALPEMRLDLPDGKPNWRPGPFHRALAELPVTFPPMAPLIR